One genomic region from Rosa rugosa chromosome 1, drRosRugo1.1, whole genome shotgun sequence encodes:
- the LOC133727086 gene encoding uncharacterized protein LOC133727086 has translation MDMDILSWNCRGICNDTTTRALKDLISQNRPQIIFLCETKISRKEDFQKLHRALGFAHSETVLSEGQSGGLAVFWNDDVRIRMGTTSAHHMDMVVEGNPGDPTWRLTGFYGFSRTAERDRSWRLLRELSDLDFLPWIVVGDFNEILNNDEKIDGPRRAEHQMRGFREALGYGELLDLGFQGTRTTWWNSETKLRLDRAVCTPSWYDIFGYAKVVHLPPSDSDHNPLLLRANAWQTDVTGDPMYRVTQKIKHTRMTLDKWQKNTFRVRKQSMLGVRGRLEELMDVNINDAVQAEKKDLMSRLQTLLSQEETFWKQRSKVQWLKEGDRNTGFFHRKAANRKRKNLIPGLYDEDGTWCEDDAGMERIVSSYFTKMFTASELDFEAMDTTISAIQPCVSHEMNEELCRQYTREEIKCALFQMYPTKSPGPDGMPPLFFQHYWETIGEEVTEAVQNFLHTGQLFKQINFTHICLIPKVSNPATMSDLRPIALCNVIYKLCSKAIANRLKVILPGIISPFQSAFVPGRLITDNILVANEMAHFVHNKREGSEGFMALKLDLSKAYDRMEWLFLRKVMNRFGFAQVWIDMVMLCVTTVRYSFLVRGKPRGFVIPSRGLRQGDPLSPYLFLIGAEGFSALLQKKQRDGLLSGIELCRDAPSVNHLLFADDSMLYANACLEDCYQIQDVIETYGRASGQLVNFNKSSVVFSKNVSEFMQEEVSSLLRVEIVDSHEKYLGLPTYVGRKKTETFQYIKDNLAKKVTNWQGKFLSGAGKDVLIRVVAQALPTYAMSVFQLTKCFCEDLEQMCARFWWGSSLDKRKIHWQSWDALCNPNEEGGLGFRSLSEFNSAMLAKQAWRIINNPSSLIARLYEAKYFPGGTFWTAEAHASPSYSWRSIFSTRELIVQGSLWQIGDGEHVRAWVDPWVSGIPNHIPTVLPSNVNTSIKVSEFMTDSLTWNDVLVRNTFSVEDAEAILSIPLSTRIVEDRCVWKLERDGVFSVKTAYRKSFSLSPSRRPNTLTVNGEFWKKIWRGAIPSSARVHAWRVCNNILPSLERLAAKHVVLESQLCVLCEAEQEKRNNRVWEQKKSHAVDVALRACTRLAEFRVHNVRVPSVGQRTTVTSWKHPPLGVLKANYDGSFNPETKRGGLGFVIRDSSGILIAGGARPLNNLLSAEHAEVLACQAALAFVRSHNMMPVILETDSSLVQRQVSSRATRNTSLLGRIYDDIVEALRFYPNVSILHTMREANLVAHLIADHAKSLQYESFFFSTPTFLMAAVAAECHVL, from the exons ATGGATATGGATATTCTaagttggaattgcagaggcatCTGCAACGACACAACAACTAGGGCTTTGAAAGACTTGATCTCTCAGAATCGACCCCAAATTATCTTCTTGTGTGAAACAAAGATCAGTCGAAAGGAGGACTTTCAAAAGCTGCATAGGGCGTTAGGGTTTGCCCATTCTGAAACTGTCTTGAGTGAGGGGCAATCTGGTGGCCTCGCTGTCTTTTGGAACGATGATGTTCGCATTAGAATGGGGACGACGTCCGCGCATCATATGGACATGGTGGTGGAGGGGAATCCGGGTGATCCGACCTGGAGGCTCACCGGTTTTTATGGATTTTCAAGAACGGCAGAACGTGATAGATCTTGGCGGCTCCTCAGGGAGTTGTCTGACTTGGATTTTTTGCCCTGGATTGTGGTtggggatttcaatgaaatcCTTAACAATGATGAGAAGATTGATGGCCCGAGAAGGGCTGAACACCAAATGCGAGGATTTCGTGAAGCGTTGGGTTATGGGGAACTActggatttagggtttcaaggaacTCGGACGACGTGGTGGAATTCTGAAACCAAACTGCGCCTAGATCGTGCTGTGTGTACACCTTCATGGTATGATATTTTTGGATATGCAAAAGTGGTTCATTTACCACCCAGTGATTCTGACCACAATCCCTTACTATTAAGGGCTA ATGCTTGGCAAACTGATGTCACAGGTGACCCTATGTACCGAGTTACACAGAAGATTAAACATACCAGAATGACACTTGATAAATGGCAAAAAAACACCTTCCGTGTTAGGAAACAATCCATGCTGGGAGTGAGAGGCAGACTTGAAGAACTTATGGACGTCAATATTAACGATGCAGTACAGGCAGAGAAGAAAGACTTAATGAGTCGTTTGCAGACCTTACTTTCCCAAGAAGAAACCTTTTGGAAGCAACGGTCTAAAGTGCAATGGCTGAAGGAAGGTGATCGTAACACAGGTTTCTTCCATAGGAAGGCtgcaaatagaaaaagaaagaatctgATTCCGGGCTTATATGATGAGGATGGTACATGGTGTGAAGATGACGCTGGAATGGAGAGAATTGTGTCATCCTATTTCACCAAAATGTTTACAGCTTCTGAGCTTGATTTTGAGGCTATGGACACTACTATTTCTGCTATACAACCATGTGTTTCTCATGAGATGAATGAGGAGTTGTGTAGGCAGTATACCAGGGAGGAGATCAAGTGTGCTCTTTTCCAAATGTATCCCACAAAATCACCTGGACCGGATGGGATGCCGCCACTATTTTTTCAGCATTATTGGGAAACTATTGGTGAAGAGGTGACTGAAGCTGTTCAAAATTTCCTTCATACTGGTCAGTTGTTTAAGCAAATTAATTTTACACATATTTGTCTTATCCCTAAGGTGAGCAATCCAGCGACTATGTCTGATCTTAGACCTATTGCTCTTTGCAATGTGATCTATAAACTGTGTTCAAAAGCAATAGCTAACAGATTGAAAGTTATTCTGCCGGGAATTATATCACCTTTTCAAAGTGCATTTGTTCCGGGACGACTTATTACGGATAACATTCTGGTGGCTAATGAAATGGCCCATTTTGTGCATAATAAGAGGGAAGGATCAGAGGGTTTCATGGCTTTGAAATTGGACCTCAGCAAGGCTTATGACCGGATGGAGTGGTTATTTCTCAGAAAGGTGATGAACCGTTTTGGTTTTGCTCAGGTTTGGATTGATATGGTTATGTTATGTGTTACCACTGTTAGGTACTCTTTTCTGGTTCGAGGTAAACCCCGTGGTTTCGTGATTCCCTCTAGAGGATTACGACAAGGGGATCCTCTGTCCCCTTACTTATTCCTTATTGGAGCAGAAGGGTTCTCGGCTTTATTGCAGAAGAAACAGAGGGATGGTTTACTTTCTGGGATTGAACTATGTAGGGATGCACCATCAGTCAATCATCTATTATTTGCTGATGACAGTATGCTATATGCCAATGCTTGTTTGGAGGATTGTTATCAGATACAAGACGTGATAGAAACATATGGCAGGGCCTCCGGTCAGCTTGTGAATTTTAATAAGAGTTCAGTTGTCTTCAGTAAGAATGTTTCAGAATTTATGCAGGAAGAGGTCTCTAGTCTTTTAAGGGTGGAGATTGTTGACTCACATGAAAAGTATTTAGGTCTCCCAACTTATGTTGGTCggaaaaaaacagaaactttTCAATATATAAAAGATAACTTGGCCAAGAAGGTGACGAATTGGCAAGGAAAATTTTTAAGTGGAGCTGGGAAGGATGTTTTAATCAGAGTAGTTGCTCAAGCTCTACCTACGTATGCTATGAGTGTTTTTCAACTTACAAAATGTTTTTGTGAAGACTTGGAGCAGATGTGTGCACGCTTTTGGTGGGGAAGCTCTCTTGATAAAAGAAAGATTCATTGGCAGTCCTGGGATGCTTTGTGCAACCCGAACGAAGAAGGAGGACTTGGGTTTCGTAGCTTATCAGAGTTCAATTCGGCGATGTTGGCAAAACAAGCCTGGAGAATTATTAACAATCCTTCATCCCTTATTGCTCGGCTCTATGAGGCTAAATACTTTCCTGGAGGTACTTTTTGGACGGCAGAGGCTCATGCATCTCCATCTTATTCTTGGAGAAGCATTTTCTCTACAAGGGAGTTGATTGTTCAAGGATCCTTATGGCAGATTGGAGACGGAGAGCATGTAAGAGCTTGGGTAGACCCTTGGGTTTCTGGCATTCCAAATCATATACCGACAGTGTTGCCTTCAAATGTGAATACTTCCATTAAGGTCAGTGAGTTTATGACTGATTCTCTTACTTGGAATGATGTTTTGGTTAGAAATACTTTTTCTGTGGAGGATGCAGAAGCAATTTTGAGTATTCCTTTGAGCACTAGAATAGTGGAGGATAGGTGTGTTTGGAAATTGGAAAGAGATGGGGTATTTTCTGTTAAAACTGCCTATCGAAAGTCTTTTTCACTTTCACCTTCTCGACGGCCGAATACTCTTACTGTTAATGGTGAATTTTGGAAAAAAATTTGGAGGGGAGCTATTCCAAGCTCTGCAAGGGTACATGCTTGGCGTGTTTGTAATAATATTCTTCCCTCTTTGGAAAGACTAGCTGCTAAACATGTAGTGCTAGAATCTCaattatgtgttttgtgtgaagcTGAGCAGGAAA aaagaaacaatagGGTGTGGGAACAGAAGAAATCTCATGCTGTTGATGTTGCTTTAAGAGCTTGTACTAGGCTTGCTGAGTTTAGGGTGCACAATGTGCGGGTGCCGAGTGTGGGACAACGAACTACTGTGACTTCTTGGAAACATCCTCCTCTTGGGGTTTTGAAGGCCAACTATGATGGTTCATTCAATCCTGAAACAAAAAGGGGAGGTCTGGGTTTTGTCATCCGTGATTCATCTGGAATATTGATTGCTGGAGGGGCTAGACCTCTTAATAATCTGCTCTCAGCTGAGCATGCTGAAGTGTTGGCTTGTCAAGCTGCATTGGCATTTGTGAGAAGTCATAACATGATGCCTGTAATCTTAGAAACAGATTCTAGCTTGGTGCAACGTCAAGTTTCTAGTCGAGCTACAAGGAATACTTCCTTACTGGGAAGAATTTATGATGACATTGTGGAGGCATTACGTTTCTACCCAAATGTGAGCATCTTACATACTATGAGGGAGGCCAACCTGGTGGCTCACCTCATAGCTGATCATGCCAAGTCCTTACAGTATGagagttttttcttttctacccCTACCTTTCTTATGGCTGCAGTTGCAGCTGAATGTCATGTTTTGTAA
- the LOC133727101 gene encoding GDSL esterase/lipase At1g54790-like, with protein MFIISQTDLAGAFYSTTLDQILAFIPTVLSQFESGIKVLVMTLKCHETLNIEAFVSVLISEVGITLKFHSLLIFSRDYVDHGARNVWIRNTGPLGWLTQNVATFGNNPSKLDKQGCVSVHNQVAKTLNLQLHDLSKKLQGQYSDAIVTYIDIFSIKYVLIAKYSKYGFQQPIMACCGYRGPPLNYNSRVLPCFKF; from the exons ATGTTTATTATAAGCCAAACTGATCTTGCTGGTGCATTTTATTCTACAACACTGGATCAGATTCTTGCTTTTATTCCAACAGTTTTGTCACAGTTTGAATCAGGAATAAAGGTTTTAGTAATGACATTGAAGTGTCATGAAACATTAAACATTGAAGCTTTTGTTTCAGTGTTAATCTCTGAAGTAGGAATAACATTGAAGTTTCATTCTTTGCTTATTTTCTCTAGAGATTATGTGGATCATGGTGCTCGGAACGTTTGGATACGTAACACTGGTCCTCTAGGGTGGTTGACTCAGAATGTAGCCACATTTGGAAACAACCCATCAAAGCTTGATAAGCAGGGATGTGTTAGTGTGCACAACCAAGTAGCTAAAACTTTGAACTTGCAGCTTCATGATCTCAGTAAAAAGTTGCAAGGCCAATATTCTGATGCAATTGTCACATATATTGATATCTTCTCTATTAAATATGTCCTCATTGCAAAATATTCTAAATACG GGTTTCAGCAACCTATTATGGCTTGCTGTGGGTATAGAGGTCCACCTTTGAACTATAACAGTCGGGTTTTACCCTGCTTTAAATTTTAG
- the LOC133710690 gene encoding uncharacterized protein LOC133710690 isoform X1, with amino-acid sequence MDSASGHVNDPVGDHVETLVEEGVGLDAIDKAINLYISESKGVASAKMEASQNPGRLRECLAKVTEVPHYARMSEEWLAETKRRDLCMMKAKRLAREKEAKRSAREKKAFCLLDGFAVLFGTWKA; translated from the exons ATGGACTCG GCTTCAGGTCATGTGAACGATCCAGTAGGCGATCATGTTGAAACACTTGTTGAAGAAGGGGTGGGCCTTGATGCAATTGATAAAGCCATCAATCTCTACATTTCGGAATCCAAGGGAGTTGCTTCAGCCAAGATGGAAGCGAGTCAGAACCCCGGACGGTTACGCGAGTGCCTTGCAAAGGTGACGGAGGTCCCCCATTATGCCCGCATG TCTGAGGAATGGCTTGCAGAAACTAAGAGAAGGGACCTTTGTATGATGAAAGCTAAAAGGTTGGCAAGGGAGAAGGAGGCTAAAAGGTCGGCAAGGGAGAAGAAAGCATTCTGTTTGCTTGATGGCTTTGCTGTTTTGTTTG GAACTTGGAAGGCTTAG
- the LOC133710690 gene encoding uncharacterized protein LOC133710690 isoform X2, with the protein MDSASGHVNDPVGDHVETLVEEGVGLDAIDKAINLYISESKGVASAKMEASQNPGRLRECLAKSEEWLAETKRRDLCMMKAKRLAREKEAKRSAREKKAFCLLDGFAVLFGTWKA; encoded by the exons ATGGACTCG GCTTCAGGTCATGTGAACGATCCAGTAGGCGATCATGTTGAAACACTTGTTGAAGAAGGGGTGGGCCTTGATGCAATTGATAAAGCCATCAATCTCTACATTTCGGAATCCAAGGGAGTTGCTTCAGCCAAGATGGAAGCGAGTCAGAACCCCGGACGGTTACGCGAGTGCCTTGCAAAG TCTGAGGAATGGCTTGCAGAAACTAAGAGAAGGGACCTTTGTATGATGAAAGCTAAAAGGTTGGCAAGGGAGAAGGAGGCTAAAAGGTCGGCAAGGGAGAAGAAAGCATTCTGTTTGCTTGATGGCTTTGCTGTTTTGTTTG GAACTTGGAAGGCTTAG